In one window of Acanthochromis polyacanthus isolate Apoly-LR-REF ecotype Palm Island chromosome 8, KAUST_Apoly_ChrSc, whole genome shotgun sequence DNA:
- the LOC110952782 gene encoding LOW QUALITY PROTEIN: 1-phosphatidylinositol 4,5-bisphosphate phosphodiesterase zeta-1-like (The sequence of the model RefSeq protein was modified relative to this genomic sequence to represent the inferred CDS: inserted 1 base in 1 codon), whose translation MMKRSKAPSSRRAEIQHLYQCYASGHTALPAAALVRFLHKEQMELTANEETAESLIDRYEIEEAAKESRSMTFEGFLRYMESKDCCVFDQAHTSVYQDMDQSLPSYFISSSHNTYLTGDQLVGKSQLFAYANALRKGCRCLEIDCWDGPDMEPVVYHGYTLTSKILFKDVIATVEQHAFEVSAYPVILSLENHCSKEQQEVMAQYLISILGDKLLTAPLDHSTTGDLPSPNDLKYKILIKNKKLKHETKTEDAAGAEESADEGEEEDEEEDEEDEDQQSKAKFWPTRKAGSKKKALSDLVIYTRSVKFVSFSHSKDNQNCYENTSMAEKKARKLAKASGLDFVQHNQKFLSRIYPAGSRTSSSNFNPQEFWNVGSQLVALNFQSLGLPMDLNDGRFQDNGGCGYVLKPAVLTSSQRSFDPSCSQHSLKPTHLLLKVISGSNLPVXRSSKPLDPFVRVETHGIASDSRRRCTPTVKNNSLSPYWDADMNFSISVPELCLIRFCVRDQTGLLSSEFVGQYTLPFTSLKKGYRWVPLRSRDGCSLDPASLFVFVWYS comes from the exons ATGATGAAGAGAAGCAAGGCCCCCTCCTCCAGGAGAGCTGAAATCCAGCATCTGTACCAATGTTACGCCTCGGGCCACACGGCTTTGCCTGCCGCTGCCCTCGTAAGGTTCCTCCACAAGGAGCAGATGGAGCTCACAGCAAATGAAGAGACGGCAGAGAGTTTGATAGACAGATATGAGATTGAAGAGGCAG ctaAAGAAAGCAGGTCCATGACGTTTGAAGGCTTCCTCAGATACATGGAGTCCAAAGACTGCTGTGTGTTCGACCAGGCCCACACCTCAGTGTACCAAGACATGGACCAGTCACTGCCCAGCTACTTCATTTCCTCATCACACAACACCTACCTGACAGGAGATCAGCTGGTGGGAAAGAGCCAACTGTTTGCCTATGCTAA CGCTCTGAGAAAAGGCTGCCGCTGTCTGGAGATTGACTGCTGGGATGGTCCGGATATGGAGCCTGTAGTTTACCACGGCTACACCCTCACCTCCAAGATACTCTTTAAGGATGTCATCGCCACCGTGGAGCAACATGCCTTTGAG GTGTCTGCTTACCCAGTGATCCTGTCTTTGGAAAACCATTGCAGCAAGGAGCAGCAGGAAGTCATGGCCCAGTACCTCATCTCTATCTTAGGGGACAAGCTACTGACAGCTCCGTTGGATCATTCGACCACTGGAGACCTCCCAAGCCCAAAT GACCTGAAGTATAAGATCCTCATCAAGAATAAAAAGCTTAAACATGAGACAAAGACAGAGGATGCAGCAGGGGCAGAGGAGAGTGCAGATGAGggcgaggaggaggatgaggaggaggatgaggaggatgaggatcagcaaagcaaagcaaaattcTGGCCAACAAGAAAGGCAGGGTCAAAGAAGAAA GCCTTGTCTGACCTGGTGATATACACCAGGTCTGTCAAGTTCGTCAGCTTCAGTCACTCCAAGGACAATCAGAACTGCTATGAGAACACGTCTATGGCGGAGAAGAAGGCTCGCAAGTTAGCCAAAGCCTCAG GTCTGGATTTTGTTCAGCACAACCAGAAGTTCCTCAGCAGGATTTACCCTGCAGGCTCCAGAACTTCTTCCTCCAACTTCAACCCTCAGGAGTTTTGGAACGTCGGCTCGCAGCTTG TGGCTCTCAATTTCCAATCTCTGGGTTTGCCTATGGACCTTAATGATGGTCGTTTCCAGGACAACGGAGGCTGTGGATACGTCCTGAAGCCGGCAGTGCTCACGTCCAGTCAGAGGAGCTTTGATCCCAGCTGCAGCCAGCACAGCCTCAAACCCACACACCTGCTGCTCAAG GTGATCAGTGGCTCCAACCTCCCCG CCAGGAGCAGTAAACCTCTGGACCCATTTGTCAGAGTGGAGACTCATGGAATTGCGTCTGATTCCCGCAGAAGATGCACGCCCACTGTCAAAAACAACT CTCTGAGTCCGTACTGGGATGCCGACATGAACTTCAGCATTAGTGTGCCTGAACTCTGCCTCATCCGCTTCTGTGTCAGAGATCAAACCGGCCTCCTCAGCAGCGAGTTTGTGGGCCAGTACACGCTGCCCTTCACCAGCCTGAAGAAAG GCTACCGCTGGGTGCCTCTCCGGTCTCGAGACGGATGCAGTCTGGATCCAGCCTCTCTTTTCGTCTTTGTCTGGTATTCCTAA